One region of Eupeodes corollae chromosome 1, idEupCoro1.1, whole genome shotgun sequence genomic DNA includes:
- the LOC129941683 gene encoding zinc finger BED domain-containing protein 4-like: MEFVDIRLQSIKDQIRKMTKGRILSLKIDCATRLDRSILGINLQFIELKKDSLNICVKTLGMVQLFERHTGQLIKEKILEILSDFQIDINQIYSITSDNGRNMLKAVEILNETSEMSEELDLGVEEIVDSITLPNIQSIRCAAHTLQLCVNDINKDINICQKIETARKLSQNRSHTKFGFYNKLKHLLMSCSMPTICRRILLQSDNCIPPLDVSTRWNSTYRMLQKLLEIKSFLMEQQIFEDTVDWQWIQEYVETLKPIWIATLKMQEEQLVLGVFFKIWMELKLHYENASSDLKIKLKTALNEREGLLLESVQMLSAIYFDPRISLNITSVSQEANPRTSNESPNTATSQASDTDNPLLNLYLNRIEQQEREENGTSDVSINETLTKLYVDIENFDSVYPRLPLDTNILTFFQNLKLKSPNIFEIAMVVLGVPATQVSVERAFSSLSFILSERRYNLNSKTLESLLLVRLNN; encoded by the exons ATGGAGTTTGTTGATATTAGACTCCAGTCTATTAAAGACCAAATACGAAAAATGACGAAGGGGAGAATTTTGTCCCTAAAAATTGATTGTGCGACGCGATTAGACAGATCAATTCTTGGGATAAATCTCCAatttattgaacttaaaaaagattcgttaaatatttgtgttaaaACGTTAGGTATGGTCCAACTTTTTGAGCGTCACACCGGACAACTCATAaaggaaaaaattttagaaattctgtctgattttcaaattgatattaATCAGATTTATAG tattACTTCAGACAACGGGAGGAACATGCTGAAAGCGGTGGAAATTCTTAATGAAACTTCCGAGATGAGTGAAGAGTTAGATCTAGGGGTAGAGGAAATTGTAGATTCCATTACACTTCCGAATATTCAATCTATACGTTGTGCGGCTCATACACTCCAGCTATGCGTTAATGACATAAATAAAGATATCAATATTTGTCAGAAAATTGAAACTGCGAGGAAGTTat CTCAAAATCGTTCACATACTAAGTttggtttttataataaattaaagcatCTTTTAATGTCTTGTTCTATGCCCACTATATGTAGACGCATATTATTGCAATCGGATAATTGCATACCTCCACTTGACGTTTCCACCAGGTGGAATTCAACATATCGTATGTTACAAAagttattagaaataaaatcattcctTATGGAACAACAGATTTTTGAAGATACGGTAGATTGGCAATGGATTCAAGAGTACGTCGAAACTTTAAAGCCTATTTGGATTGCCACACTTAAAATGCAAGAAGAACAACTTGTATTAGGTgtcttcttcaaaatttggaTGGAGCTTAAACTGCATTACGAAAATGCTTCCAGTGATctgaaaattaaactaaaaacagCATTAAATGAAAGAGAAGGTTTGCTTTTAGAAAGTGTACAAATGTTgagtgcaatttattttgatcctCGAATCAGTTTG AATATAACCTCAGTTTCTCAAGAAGCAAATCCAAGGACAAGCAACGAAAGTCCAAATACTGCAACAAGTCAAGCCAGCGATACCGATAACCCACTTTTAAACTTGTATTTAAATAGAATTGAGCAACAAGAACGGGAAGAAAATGGAACCAGTGACGTCAGTATTAACGAAACACTTACAAAATTATACGTGGACATCGAAAATTTTGATTCGGTCTACCCTCGTTTGCCTTTGGACACCAACattcttacattttttcaaaatctcaaaCTAAAATCACCTAATATTTTTGAGATCGCTATGGTTGTACTGGGCGTTCCAGCAACGCAAGTATCAGTGGAAAGGGCGTTTTCTTCTCTAAGTTTTATACTTAGTGAAAgaagatataatttaaattcaaaaactcttGAGAGTTTACTTTTAGTTAGGCTTAATAATTaa